The proteins below are encoded in one region of Paenisporosarcina cavernae:
- a CDS encoding RusA family crossover junction endodeoxyribonuclease, with the protein MKSILFEIVGEPVAQGRPRAGKTAKGKTVLYDPLKSRDFKQYVQLVASQHAPSNLIEGPIVLHVDIYKSIPKALQTKPKQKLIEAGQLRPITKPDVDNYVKGVKDGMNKIIWNDDSQVVELTVRKFYSNNPKVVVCVKYDE; encoded by the coding sequence ATGAAGTCCATTTTGTTTGAAATAGTGGGCGAGCCAGTAGCTCAAGGCCGCCCAAGAGCTGGAAAAACCGCAAAAGGGAAAACGGTGTTATACGATCCACTCAAGTCGCGAGATTTTAAACAGTATGTTCAACTGGTAGCTAGTCAACATGCACCAAGCAATTTGATTGAAGGGCCAATTGTTTTGCACGTAGATATTTACAAATCAATCCCGAAAGCCCTGCAGACAAAGCCCAAGCAAAAGCTGATTGAAGCTGGGCAACTACGGCCAATCACAAAGCCGGATGTAGACAACTATGTAAAAGGAGTAAAAGACGGGATGAACAAAATTATCTGGAATGACGACAGCCAAGTTGTGGAATTAACTGTTCGCAAATTTTACAGCAACAATCCTAAAGTGGTTGTTTGTGTGAAATATGACGAGTGA